In the Streptomyces sp. NBC_00193 genome, ACGGCGCCGAAGGCGCGGCCCGGGGTCTCCCAGGCGGCGCCGATCCGGTCGCGGGCGGCGGGGGCGAGGGAGACGAGGGAGCGGCGGCGGTCGTGCGGGTCGGCGTGCCGCTCGACGATGCCGGCCTTGACCAGGCGGTCCACCAGGCGGGTGGCGGAGCCGGAGGTCAGGCCGGTGAGCCGGGCGATGTCGCCGGTGCTGACCGGTTCGGGCTCCATGTCGAGGAGGGCGACGCACTGCATGTCGGTGGGGTGCAGGCCGACGTGGTCGGCCATGGCCTGGTTGAAGAGCGAGTAGTCGGCGTAGTGCCGCTGGCTCTCGGTGACGATGCGCGCGAGCAGCTCGGCGCGGGTCCACTCATCACTCGAACGAGCGTAATCCGTTGACATCGGCTTCTCCGTGGTCCAAATTTGTCTGTGTGACGCAGAGATTGCGTCACACAGAATCTGCGTCACTCACTCAGTCTAGAACAGGAA is a window encoding:
- a CDS encoding MarR family winged helix-turn-helix transcriptional regulator; the protein is MSTDYARSSDEWTRAELLARIVTESQRHYADYSLFNQAMADHVGLHPTDMQCVALLDMEPEPVSTGDIARLTGLTSGSATRLVDRLVKAGIVERHADPHDRRRSLVSLAPAARDRIGAAWETPGRAFGAVLASYSDTELAVIADYLHRAAEVGRAQAKRLTSGDSD